A stretch of the Chlamydiota bacterium genome encodes the following:
- a CDS encoding DUF488 family protein, whose product MIKLKNVYLSPSKEDGERILIERLWPQDADVYLLKIHRWLKDLAPSYALLEGLKEHSGDRAWFNTAYLKELEESEKRKLLEELSVKGKETTVTLLCRETQCDESPAAVIYGLLRQRCG is encoded by the coding sequence ATGATTAAATTAAAAAATGTTTATCTTTCCCCTTCCAAAGAAGATGGAGAAAGGATTTTGATTGAACGGTTGTGGCCTCAGGATGCTGATGTCTATCTTTTAAAAATTCACAGGTGGCTCAAAGACCTGGCTCCTTCGTATGCCTTGCTGGAAGGATTAAAAGAGCATTCTGGAGATAGGGCATGGTTTAACACTGCTTATTTAAAAGAATTGGAAGAGTCAGAAAAACGCAAGCTTCTTGAAGAGCTATCTGTAAAAGGAAAAGAGACGACGGTCACTCTTCTTTGTCGAGAAACTCAATGTGACGAGAGCCCAGCGGCGGTCATTTATGGATTGTTAAGGCAACGATGTGGATAA
- a CDS encoding HEAT repeat domain-containing protein, with protein sequence MKCFLKFNLTKNFIFYILSFFILSQRPVEASDLDRYIEELRSSNEDERYEAIVALGDLADPMAIPALKKLLGDSVMSVRHAVPQALAQIGGPEVEAIFKEMTASSSVEKKRLGAIGLGLLGCGEPSQKILLQLLNDESWEVRWASVFALGILGDLSVEPLLEKAKDSDQNSEVRHIATDILQRIPREVRWYGSLKEAMDVSQSQSKNLLVLFQLPSAHECKTLLDKVVGQPAWIELSRKFVCVKLNPKSVPDLAKTYSIEGVPTLLLLNPQGEILDRIEGLIPYQEYLDRMKASLEEKKEDLTLAGNGTLINQKMDEGKFDETIPLLEKRLDQGASAQILLYLGYSYGKVGRYNDAIRTLERLKSQNLSDEEREKGLYCLSLSYLALGKIGRTRKILLDLREKGHDSQITKAAAQLLEEIAHKEKR encoded by the coding sequence ATGAAGTGCTTTCTTAAATTTAATCTGACAAAAAATTTCATATTTTATATTTTAAGTTTTTTTATTTTATCGCAAAGGCCAGTGGAGGCCTCTGATCTTGATAGGTATATTGAGGAGCTCCGTAGTTCTAATGAAGACGAGCGTTATGAAGCTATCGTTGCTTTAGGTGATTTGGCAGATCCAATGGCGATTCCTGCTCTTAAAAAACTGCTTGGGGATTCTGTCATGAGTGTGCGTCATGCAGTTCCTCAGGCCCTGGCCCAAATTGGAGGACCGGAGGTTGAAGCTATTTTTAAGGAAATGACGGCTTCTTCCAGTGTAGAAAAAAAGAGGTTAGGAGCCATTGGACTAGGATTGTTAGGTTGTGGTGAACCCTCTCAAAAAATTTTGCTTCAATTACTCAATGATGAAAGTTGGGAAGTGCGTTGGGCCAGTGTGTTTGCCTTGGGGATACTGGGTGACTTAAGTGTAGAACCCCTTCTTGAGAAGGCAAAGGATTCGGATCAAAATTCAGAGGTCCGTCACATTGCTACTGATATTCTTCAACGAATTCCTCGGGAGGTCCGGTGGTATGGTTCTTTAAAAGAAGCGATGGACGTCAGTCAATCTCAATCAAAAAATCTCCTCGTCCTTTTTCAGCTTCCCAGTGCTCATGAGTGCAAAACTTTATTAGATAAAGTGGTGGGACAACCGGCTTGGATTGAGCTTTCGAGAAAATTTGTTTGCGTTAAGCTTAATCCAAAATCGGTTCCAGACTTGGCTAAAACTTATTCTATCGAGGGAGTTCCAACCCTTCTTCTTTTAAACCCTCAAGGTGAAATTTTGGATCGTATTGAAGGATTAATTCCTTATCAAGAGTATCTTGATCGGATGAAGGCATCACTGGAAGAGAAGAAGGAAGATCTGACTTTAGCTGGGAATGGAACTTTGATTAATCAAAAAATGGATGAGGGAAAATTTGATGAAACCATTCCTCTTTTAGAGAAACGACTCGATCAGGGAGCGTCAGCTCAAATTTTACTTTATTTAGGTTATAGCTACGGAAAGGTCGGGCGTTACAATGATGCGATCCGTACCTTAGAGCGTCTCAAGTCTCAAAATTTAAGCGATGAAGAAAGGGAAAAAGGACTCTATTGTCTATCTTTAAGTTATCTTGCCCTCGGAAAGATCGGTCGGACCAGAAAAATTCTTCTGGATTTAAGAGAAAAAGGCCATGATTCGCAGATCACTAAAGCCGCTGCTCAACTTTTGGAAGAGATTGCTCATAAGGAAAAAAGATGA
- a CDS encoding DUF1573 domain-containing protein has translation MKCELSRPLFFDILTGMKPIKVVSTLIILFFIQSLSAFSEEVNPSSQMLQPHITFTEREHNFGDMIQGDKVSYDFSFKNEGNAPLKMGKIETSCGCTGAVAGKNELAPQESSVLHVTFNSTGRQGVFNKGIKVNSNDPSSPSVELTIHGTIRTPFQIEPQVINFGLMKLGESGEKELKIKADAYPKPLKITSIDKSSHVNVILQTDTLTREVWASVLVRFKAQMVGSSNETLVIHFEDPSMSPVTIPVIAHAQGPIRVIPPRINFISPGNSGNKAPQLPIQRIRLTATGSSSFEIVKMELDPQYFDLETETAEKGKSYEIVIHLKNDVKEKMLTRTLKIYTTDEAMNVIEIPVQVWVPTIRKS, from the coding sequence ATGAAATGTGAATTGTCAAGACCCCTCTTTTTTGATATTTTAACAGGGATGAAGCCTATTAAAGTAGTATCAACCCTGATCATCCTTTTTTTTATTCAGTCCTTATCGGCTTTTTCCGAAGAAGTAAATCCTTCTTCTCAAATGCTTCAACCGCACATTACTTTTACTGAAAGAGAACATAACTTTGGAGATATGATTCAAGGCGATAAAGTCAGTTATGATTTTTCATTCAAGAATGAAGGGAATGCCCCTTTAAAAATGGGTAAAATCGAAACCTCCTGTGGATGTACAGGGGCTGTTGCAGGGAAAAATGAATTGGCTCCTCAGGAAAGCAGTGTTCTTCATGTCACCTTTAATTCAACAGGACGACAAGGGGTTTTTAACAAGGGGATTAAGGTTAATTCGAACGATCCTTCATCTCCCTCGGTTGAGCTCACGATTCATGGCACGATTCGCACTCCTTTTCAGATTGAACCTCAGGTGATCAACTTTGGGTTGATGAAGTTAGGGGAGAGTGGCGAAAAAGAATTAAAAATAAAGGCGGATGCTTATCCTAAGCCTCTTAAAATTACATCGATCGACAAAAGTTCTCATGTTAACGTTATTCTTCAGACGGATACTCTGACCCGAGAGGTATGGGCGAGTGTTCTTGTGAGGTTTAAAGCCCAGATGGTAGGAAGTTCCAATGAGACCTTGGTTATACACTTCGAAGATCCAAGTATGAGCCCGGTGACTATTCCGGTCATTGCTCATGCACAGGGACCCATTCGCGTGATTCCCCCTCGGATCAATTTTATTTCCCCAGGAAATTCAGGAAACAAAGCTCCTCAGTTGCCCATTCAAAGAATTAGATTAACAGCGACGGGTTCATCAAGCTTTGAGATCGTTAAGATGGAACTCGATCCTCAATATTTCGATCTTGAGACGGAGACTGCTGAAAAGGGAAAGAGTTACGAGATTGTGATTCATCTTAAGAATGATGTTAAAGAAAAAATGCTTACGAGAACACTCAAAATCTACACAACCGATGAAGCCATGAATGTCATTGAAATCCCCGTTCAGGTATGGGTTCCGACAATTCGAAAATCCTAA
- a CDS encoding L,D-transpeptidase family protein: MKTTHKILFLLIFVFSFAGCGEKTNTLQTFDAPINQESSAPTPLVSKDLESTSSEAGTPKIEKAEVVNLSFEDLEKRAFEQVIQKGESLSQIAAQHHVALGLLVRLNHMDNPNQIRMGKKLKVIEGPFRIVVNKKEKTLSLFLKSEHIKTYDIAIGKSDSTPEGAFTIMNKMVKPIWTDPYLRIKINSGDPRYPLGTRWMQFAEYGYGIHGTNDPASIKQEASLGCIRMLNTDVEELYDSVSIGSEVLIMP, translated from the coding sequence ATGAAAACAACTCATAAAATATTATTTCTTTTGATTTTTGTTTTTTCTTTTGCAGGATGTGGAGAAAAGACAAATACGCTCCAAACATTCGATGCCCCAATAAATCAGGAATCGTCAGCTCCAACACCTCTTGTTTCAAAGGACTTAGAATCAACCTCATCAGAAGCTGGAACACCAAAAATAGAAAAAGCTGAGGTTGTGAATTTAAGTTTTGAAGATCTTGAGAAAAGAGCTTTTGAGCAAGTGATTCAAAAGGGAGAGAGCCTAAGTCAAATTGCGGCTCAACATCATGTCGCTCTTGGACTTCTTGTCCGCTTGAATCATATGGATAACCCTAACCAAATTAGAATGGGTAAAAAACTCAAAGTCATTGAAGGGCCTTTTCGCATCGTGGTGAATAAAAAAGAAAAAACCCTGAGTCTTTTTCTTAAAAGTGAGCACATTAAAACCTATGATATTGCGATTGGAAAATCGGATAGCACTCCTGAAGGGGCTTTTACCATTATGAATAAAATGGTCAAACCTATTTGGACGGATCCTTATTTGAGGATTAAGATTAACTCGGGTGACCCAAGATATCCTCTGGGAACGCGTTGGATGCAATTTGCAGAATATGGTTATGGAATCCATGGGACAAATGACCCCGCTTCCATTAAGCAGGAAGCTTCCTTAGGCTGTATTCGTATGCTGAATACAGATGTTGAGGAGCTTTATGATAGTGTGAGCATCGGTTCAGAAGTTTTGATCATGCCGTAA
- a CDS encoding tetratricopeptide repeat protein, which yields MKFQISNFKFRISLTGMLFLLGSLYVQAANVPGESQLHEKADGMVERGNYFYAKERYEEAIRDYKKAVAMDPGYVWSYYNLGRTYEQLHRKEDAIEAYQGAIKADATVAVVHNNLGILYEDRGNLDTAIFEYLEAIHLDSKFAPAYANLGNAYYNQGNFEKARENFEKATQLDPESPYGYNNLGNAYTKLGRLDDAIREYNKALEIAPKLAYVLNNLGNAYIQKNDANFAIVNLNKAKDLDPKNPFIYDNLGDAYRLEGKIDGAIQNYEEAIKQDPEFYLAYFKLGKIYAGKDKQKAIEYFSKFLKFAKTDSLRKEVESILNKLKKGDQ from the coding sequence ATGAAATTTCAAATTTCAAATTTCAAATTTCGGATTTCTTTAACCGGGATGTTATTTTTACTCGGTTCTCTCTACGTCCAAGCGGCTAATGTTCCTGGAGAAAGTCAGTTGCATGAAAAGGCGGATGGGATGGTGGAGCGGGGAAATTATTTCTATGCTAAGGAAAGGTACGAAGAGGCGATTCGGGATTATAAAAAAGCGGTGGCAATGGATCCGGGCTATGTGTGGTCCTATTACAATTTGGGAAGGACTTATGAACAGCTTCATCGTAAAGAGGACGCAATTGAGGCTTATCAAGGGGCCATTAAGGCAGATGCAACGGTGGCAGTGGTTCATAACAATTTAGGGATTCTGTATGAAGATCGTGGCAATTTAGATACAGCGATCTTTGAATATTTGGAAGCCATTCATCTGGATTCAAAATTTGCCCCAGCCTATGCCAATTTGGGCAATGCCTATTACAATCAAGGAAATTTTGAGAAGGCCAGAGAAAATTTTGAAAAAGCAACTCAGCTTGATCCTGAATCCCCCTATGGATATAATAACCTGGGTAATGCCTATACTAAGCTAGGTCGTTTAGACGATGCGATTCGAGAATATAACAAGGCTTTGGAAATTGCACCTAAGCTGGCCTATGTTCTGAATAATTTAGGAAATGCCTATATTCAAAAAAATGATGCTAATTTTGCCATCGTCAATTTGAATAAAGCAAAGGACCTCGATCCCAAAAATCCTTTTATCTATGATAATCTAGGGGATGCTTATCGATTAGAAGGAAAGATTGATGGGGCCATTCAAAATTATGAAGAGGCCATTAAACAGGATCCAGAATTTTATCTCGCTTATTTTAAGCTAGGGAAAATTTATGCGGGTAAAGATAAGCAAAAGGCAATTGAATATTTTTCTAAATTTTTAAAATTTGCAAAAACAGATTCATTGAGAAAAGAAGTCGAAAGTATTTTGAATAAACTTAAAAAAGGAGATCAGTGA
- a CDS encoding divalent-cation tolerance protein CutA yields the protein MYALVLTTIQSKKDGQKLAQGLLKEGLVACVNILGPIESHFVWKKKICCEKEYQLMMKTKEQCFEKVKAYLLKHHPYEVPEIILLPIKKGWKKYLEWIDEVLS from the coding sequence GTGTATGCTTTAGTCTTGACAACGATTCAATCGAAAAAAGATGGACAGAAGCTTGCTCAAGGTCTTTTAAAAGAGGGGCTGGTAGCTTGTGTGAATATTTTAGGACCGATAGAATCCCATTTTGTTTGGAAGAAAAAGATCTGTTGCGAAAAGGAATATCAACTGATGATGAAAACAAAGGAGCAGTGCTTTGAAAAGGTCAAGGCCTATCTTTTGAAACATCATCCCTATGAGGTTCCTGAAATTATTTTATTACCCATTAAAAAAGGTTGGAAAAAATATTTGGAGTGGATCGATGAAGTGCTTTCTTAA
- a CDS encoding winged helix-turn-helix transcriptional regulator has translation MMKNESTADRVYKVKADFLKALSHPLRLKIIETLKNGEKSVGTLVKELGVQQSSLSRHLIALRDAGILRSRQERTTVFYNIQDQDIFYVLRPIMIMLRKKFKESEKVLGTLGKE, from the coding sequence ATGATGAAGAACGAGTCAACTGCAGATAGGGTCTATAAAGTGAAGGCTGATTTTTTAAAGGCCTTGAGCCACCCTTTACGCTTAAAAATCATCGAAACATTGAAAAATGGAGAGAAGAGTGTGGGAACCCTGGTCAAAGAGTTAGGTGTTCAGCAGTCAAGCTTGTCTCGTCATTTGATTGCGTTACGTGATGCAGGAATTTTAAGATCTCGCCAGGAGCGAACCACCGTTTTTTATAATATTCAGGATCAGGATATTTTTTATGTGTTACGACCCATCATGATCATGCTTCGCAAAAAATTTAAAGAGTCTGAGAAAGTTCTTGGCACTCTAGGAAAAGAATAA
- a CDS encoding zinc ribbon domain-containing protein: protein MPTYEYKCSRCHKVFEKFQRMTERPLRTCPSCKGRVKRLLGTGAGIIFKGSGFYSTDYRSESYKTSAKKEGESKSEKSDKKDSSKPSSK, encoded by the coding sequence ATGCCGACGTATGAATATAAATGCAGTCGCTGTCATAAGGTGTTCGAAAAATTTCAGAGAATGACCGAACGCCCTTTGCGGACTTGTCCAAGTTGTAAAGGTCGTGTTAAAAGGTTATTGGGAACGGGAGCAGGTATTATTTTTAAAGGGTCCGGTTTCTATAGTACGGATTATCGCAGTGAAAGTTATAAGACATCAGCCAAAAAAGAAGGCGAGTCAAAATCGGAGAAATCAGATAAAAAAGATTCATCCAAGCCGTCCTCGAAGTAG
- a CDS encoding small basic protein, which produces MSQHASLRMSGKTTAKRNVLKRFERIDLLKKHKKWKEGDKGMGLPKTKA; this is translated from the coding sequence ATGTCACAACACGCCAGTCTAAGAATGAGTGGAAAAACAACAGCCAAGCGAAATGTTCTGAAACGTTTTGAAAGGATTGATCTTTTGAAGAAACACAAAAAGTGGAAGGAAGGGGATAAGGGAATGGGTCTTCCAAAAACAAAAGCCTAA
- a CDS encoding PqqD family peptide modification chaperone, with product MMLYDPMTENVHILNPSSRFLWEHLDGHHELEDIERKMQLHFTIPESINLEIFLKFK from the coding sequence ATGATGCTTTACGATCCTATGACCGAAAACGTTCATATTCTTAACCCGTCTTCTCGATTTCTCTGGGAGCATTTAGATGGCCATCACGAGCTCGAAGATATTGAAAGAAAAATGCAACTTCACTTTACCATTCCGGAAAGTATAAATTTGGAAATATTTTTAAAATTCAAATGA
- the miaA gene encoding tRNA (adenosine(37)-N6)-dimethylallyltransferase MiaA, with translation MKSKIRRTKSPFPVYLVGPTGVGKTAVSIELAGPLNAEIVVADSMQVYRGLDRGTAKPNPEEQKKVVHHLLDSVEITQEFNVAQFVQSAQKAIESIQIRSKTPLVVGGTGLYIRSLIDGIFKGPGRDGPIRQQLEKEADQQGWASLYDRLKKVDLAAALKIEPQNHRRLIRALEVYELTGKPISSFQGQWGLTRISHHISTQSANSASSASSDSVGPAQRTVEYASQGLGRPPCIQSGLDGLATKSDEKSGLGQREACLIGLDRNRDELRSRIDERVEGMFKAGLVSEVKALLSKEIENHPVVMQAIGYKEVISFLKGQTTLEEAKQQVKFHSRQFAKRQRTWFRKDSRIQWFLFEKGESSLEMAKRILMWL, from the coding sequence ATGAAATCCAAAATTCGAAGGACGAAATCCCCTTTTCCGGTTTATCTTGTAGGTCCGACCGGTGTGGGTAAGACAGCTGTTTCGATAGAGCTTGCGGGTCCTCTCAATGCTGAAATTGTTGTGGCGGATTCTATGCAGGTTTATCGAGGTTTAGATCGAGGAACGGCTAAGCCTAATCCAGAAGAGCAAAAAAAAGTTGTTCACCATCTTCTTGATTCTGTTGAAATCACACAAGAATTTAACGTTGCCCAGTTTGTTCAATCAGCCCAGAAAGCGATTGAAAGTATCCAGATTCGATCAAAAACTCCTCTGGTGGTAGGAGGGACAGGTCTTTACATTCGCTCACTCATTGATGGCATTTTTAAAGGGCCTGGGAGAGATGGGCCTATTCGTCAACAACTTGAGAAGGAGGCCGATCAGCAGGGTTGGGCCTCTTTGTACGATCGGTTAAAAAAGGTGGATTTGGCAGCTGCTTTAAAAATTGAACCTCAGAATCACCGTCGTTTGATCCGAGCGCTTGAGGTTTATGAATTGACGGGAAAGCCCATCAGTTCTTTTCAGGGTCAATGGGGTTTAACCCGAATTTCTCATCACATTTCTACTCAGAGCGCCAATTCCGCCTCGTCTGCTTCGTCAGACTCGGTCGGCCCTGCTCAACGTACTGTTGAGTACGCCTCACAGGGCCTCGGTCGTCCTCCTTGCATCCAAAGCGGACTTGACGGTCTCGCTACGAAATCTGATGAAAAATCCGGGTTAGGTCAAAGAGAGGCTTGCTTGATTGGTTTAGACCGAAATCGTGATGAACTTCGCTCTCGAATTGATGAGCGTGTGGAGGGAATGTTCAAAGCAGGTTTGGTGAGTGAGGTGAAAGCGCTTTTATCAAAGGAGATTGAAAACCATCCTGTTGTGATGCAGGCGATTGGTTATAAAGAGGTGATCTCTTTTTTGAAGGGACAAACGACACTTGAAGAAGCCAAACAACAGGTTAAGTTTCATAGCCGCCAATTTGCAAAGCGACAGAGAACGTGGTTTAGAAAAGATAGCCGGATTCAGTGGTTTCTGTTTGAAAAAGGGGAATCGTCTTTAGAGATGGCGAAGAGAATATTAATGTGGCTCTAA
- a CDS encoding ABC transporter ATP-binding protein, translated as MNWHDDSTEEKTLHFKMLTLFRDWLWPYISQYRFLFLTSIALVLVMTSTSLAVPWLLGYIVDHVLLPKKIGFILPFSLLILGIDGLNTLASYAQTNSFNLLGQKVLHDLRQNLLKQYQFYPLSEFNQIPTGKLVTRLVNDTSNLQDLFTSGLAVAFGNISVVLGIIIWLIFLHPSLGFVSLSVFPIMLLASKFFGGLIRKTAWESRRALSRLNSFLAENISGMKIIQIFNQQKTFQERFKETSHAYTLTQIKTIESFAYFQPAITILSSLSMSLFIGYGGFLSIQKTLSLGLLVTFMSYLHSLYAPIRDITEKYNLFLSAMTSCERIFEFMNRPQEIGSERESAQAPAIEIQGKVEFKNVWFRYDENPQTPWALKNINFTILPGERIGIVGFTGAGKTTLSTLLMRYYDIQKGKILIDENDISLPKDRRSLRQTIGYIQQEPFLFSGTIEDNVFLWENERYSAFKTLPDFARAPFESGPLSLSKEIFEKGSNLSTGERQIISFMRTLVKNPRILILDEATAHMDSLTEKWIEKVSHFTFEGRTVFIIAHRLSTLKKVNRILVLHHGELVESGTHKELLAHKGIYHKLYLLQSRKEALESNSLTIQ; from the coding sequence ATGAACTGGCACGATGACTCGACAGAAGAAAAAACCCTTCATTTTAAAATGTTGACTCTTTTTCGTGATTGGCTTTGGCCTTATATCTCTCAATATCGTTTTCTATTTCTTACAAGTATAGCCCTTGTCCTTGTCATGACCTCAACCTCTCTGGCCGTTCCATGGTTGTTAGGTTACATCGTTGATCATGTCCTTCTTCCAAAAAAAATAGGGTTTATTCTTCCCTTTTCACTTCTTATTCTGGGAATCGATGGTCTAAACACCCTTGCCAGTTACGCTCAAACTAATTCTTTTAATCTCTTGGGCCAAAAGGTCCTTCATGATCTCAGGCAAAACCTACTGAAACAATATCAATTCTATCCCTTGAGCGAATTTAATCAAATCCCTACGGGAAAACTCGTCACACGTTTAGTAAATGACACCTCCAATCTTCAAGATCTTTTCACAAGCGGGCTCGCCGTTGCCTTTGGAAATATCAGTGTGGTCCTAGGAATCATTATCTGGCTCATTTTCCTTCACCCTTCATTGGGGTTTGTTTCTTTGAGCGTTTTCCCCATCATGCTCTTGGCTTCAAAATTTTTTGGCGGACTCATTCGTAAAACCGCTTGGGAATCAAGAAGAGCGCTCTCGAGGCTCAATTCTTTCCTTGCCGAAAATATTTCTGGAATGAAAATCATTCAAATCTTTAATCAACAAAAAACATTTCAAGAGCGATTCAAAGAAACCTCTCATGCTTATACCCTCACTCAAATCAAAACCATTGAGTCCTTCGCCTATTTTCAACCCGCCATCACCATCTTAAGCAGTCTCTCCATGTCTCTTTTTATTGGGTACGGTGGATTTCTTTCAATCCAAAAAACTTTGAGTTTGGGTCTTCTCGTCACCTTTATGTCCTACCTTCACTCACTGTATGCCCCCATTCGAGACATCACAGAAAAATACAATCTCTTCCTTTCTGCAATGACTTCTTGCGAACGCATTTTCGAATTTATGAACCGCCCCCAAGAAATAGGAAGTGAACGTGAATCCGCTCAAGCCCCCGCGATCGAGATTCAAGGAAAAGTGGAATTCAAAAACGTCTGGTTTCGCTATGACGAAAATCCCCAAACCCCTTGGGCACTTAAAAACATTAACTTTACGATACTTCCCGGAGAAAGAATCGGTATCGTCGGCTTCACAGGAGCCGGTAAAACGACTTTATCAACGCTTTTAATGAGGTACTACGATATTCAAAAAGGTAAAATTTTAATCGATGAAAATGATATCTCGCTTCCTAAAGACAGAAGGTCCCTACGCCAGACAATCGGTTATATTCAACAAGAACCCTTTCTTTTTTCTGGGACCATTGAAGACAATGTTTTCTTATGGGAGAATGAAAGATATTCCGCTTTCAAAACTCTTCCTGATTTTGCGCGAGCCCCCTTTGAGTCGGGCCCTTTATCGCTCTCTAAAGAAATTTTTGAAAAAGGAAGTAACCTTTCTACAGGGGAAAGGCAAATCATTTCCTTTATGAGAACCCTCGTTAAAAATCCACGAATTTTGATTTTGGATGAGGCCACCGCCCACATGGATTCATTGACAGAAAAATGGATTGAAAAAGTTTCACATTTCACTTTTGAAGGAAGAACCGTCTTTATCATCGCCCATCGATTGAGCACCCTTAAAAAAGTTAATCGCATCCTCGTTCTTCACCATGGCGAATTAGTCGAATCTGGGACTCATAAAGAACTCCTAGCTCATAAAGGTATTTATCACAAGCTCTACCTCCTTCAGAGTCGTAAGGAGGCGTTGGAAAGCAATAGTTTAACTATCCAATAG
- a CDS encoding ABC transporter ATP-binding protein, producing MHFLETIQKLYDYAKPYRKQFALGILALLAVDLLQVLPPLILKKFIDQASLALTGDPRLTPFIQLGLLYASIAVGQGICRYFWRMFLIKGSFNAAQGIREEYFKKLQRLPPSFYDHHPIGDLMSLATNDVEAIRFALGPGLLVLADATFFLMSIPPAMFILSPKLASLALAPMLIVPWVIAKVEKHIHHRFEKVQEQFSKLSAFAQENLEGIRIIKAFTREWTQIQRFKNIGKEFVHLNVKLTQAQGIFEPLFTLAVSLGLVSLLLFTGKDVISGRVSLGTLVAFTRYLEQLVWPMMAFGLSVTYYQRGKTSLERIFEVLKEKEEFHLEIFKQPPEKNTRPSQGVSRVEAKNLTFSYPGQKNPVLKNISFRLEPGSRTALVGPIGSGKSTLVHLLTGLYDAPPNMLFWNGLDITTLPLSYRREKIAVVSQDVFLFLESLRWNILLGSNHDIFRTESDDAFLYTLLQKSGLEKESRLWNLDLNIGERGLNLSGGQKSRVTLARALIRKASLLILDDALSSVDTQTEANILNHLSGHINASDPKSSKHDFGASLSLLMITHRFARLSEMDQLLVFNQGELVEQGSPKKLEHETGLYRQLLQLQRIEDELAR from the coding sequence ATGCATTTTCTAGAAACCATTCAAAAACTTTATGATTATGCTAAACCTTATCGCAAACAATTTGCGCTGGGGATCTTGGCTCTTTTAGCCGTTGATCTTCTTCAAGTTCTCCCACCCCTGATTCTTAAAAAATTTATTGATCAAGCCTCTCTCGCTCTTACCGGAGACCCCCGCCTTACTCCTTTTATCCAACTAGGATTGCTGTACGCTTCTATTGCTGTAGGTCAGGGCATTTGCCGCTACTTCTGGCGCATGTTTCTCATCAAAGGATCCTTCAATGCAGCCCAAGGAATCCGAGAGGAGTATTTTAAAAAATTACAACGCCTTCCTCCTTCCTTTTATGATCACCACCCCATCGGAGACCTCATGTCACTCGCCACCAATGATGTTGAGGCCATCCGCTTTGCTCTGGGACCGGGTCTTTTAGTTCTGGCTGATGCAACTTTTTTTCTGATGAGCATTCCACCTGCTATGTTTATCCTTTCCCCGAAACTGGCTTCCTTGGCCCTTGCTCCGATGCTCATCGTCCCATGGGTGATTGCGAAGGTTGAGAAACATATTCACCATCGCTTCGAAAAAGTCCAAGAACAATTCTCAAAATTGTCCGCCTTTGCCCAAGAAAATCTTGAAGGCATTCGGATTATTAAAGCGTTTACTCGAGAATGGACGCAAATTCAAAGATTCAAAAATATCGGAAAAGAATTTGTCCATCTGAATGTAAAACTTACCCAGGCCCAAGGAATCTTTGAACCGCTCTTTACCCTGGCTGTTTCCTTAGGGTTAGTCTCTCTTTTATTATTCACAGGAAAAGATGTGATTTCAGGAAGGGTAAGCCTAGGGACCCTTGTCGCTTTCACACGATATCTCGAACAATTGGTCTGGCCCATGATGGCTTTTGGTTTATCAGTGACTTATTACCAACGAGGAAAAACTTCTCTAGAACGGATTTTTGAAGTTTTAAAAGAAAAGGAAGAATTTCACTTGGAAATATTTAAACAACCTCCAGAAAAAAACACTCGCCCATCTCAAGGGGTTTCACGGGTCGAGGCGAAAAATCTTACCTTTTCCTATCCAGGTCAAAAAAATCCCGTCCTCAAAAACATAAGTTTTCGACTTGAACCAGGGAGTCGAACGGCCTTGGTTGGACCCATAGGATCAGGGAAAAGTACCTTGGTTCATCTTTTGACAGGACTTTATGATGCCCCGCCTAATATGCTTTTTTGGAACGGGCTGGATATCACCACCCTTCCCTTATCCTATCGAAGAGAGAAAATAGCCGTGGTCTCTCAAGATGTTTTTCTTTTTCTAGAATCTCTCCGATGGAATATTTTATTAGGCTCAAACCATGATATTTTTCGAACGGAATCGGATGACGCATTTCTTTACACCCTTCTTCAAAAATCCGGCTTAGAAAAAGAATCTCGTCTTTGGAATTTAGATTTAAACATTGGTGAGCGAGGCCTGAATCTCTCGGGAGGTCAAAAATCCAGAGTGACACTCGCTCGTGCTTTGATCCGAAAAGCCTCACTTCTCATTCTCGATGATGCCCTTTCCAGTGTTGATACCCAGACAGAAGCCAATATTTTAAATCATCTCTCAGGTCACATCAACGCATCAGACCCAAAGTCTTCAAAACACGATTTTGGAGCCTCTCTCTCCCTTTTAATGATTACCCATCGCTTCGCTCGACTTTCAGAAATGGATCAACTGCTCGTCTTCAATCAAGGAGAATTGGTCGAGCAGGGGTCTCCCAAAAAACTCGAGCATGAAACAGGACTCTATCGACAACTGCTTCAACTCCAAAGGATCGAAGATGAACTGGCACGATGA